Below is a window of Hydrogenimonas thermophila DNA.
CAAGTATATCTTGTTTTTTATATAAATTTTTATTATGCTTTAAAATTTAAATATGTACAATGCAGTGTTTGATTTTGCTAAGAAGGATAAAAGTATGAAATTTCTCTCCAATTTGAAAATAAAGCAAAACTTAATGATGTTGGTTTTTATTCCAGCTTTTGCATTAATGTATCATACCATAACAAAAGGATTGGAAGATTACAATAAATTTAATTCCAATAAGGTAGCAGAAAACTCTGTAGAAATTTCTGTTTCAATAGCATCATTAATACACGAGTTGCAAAAAGAGAGAGGTTTGACAGCAGGATTTGTAAGCTCTAATGGTAAAAAATTTAGAAATAGACTTGCTACTCAAAGAGAAATAGTTAATAAAAAAATAAAAATGTTAAAAGAGTTGAAAAGAGAAAAAGCAGATAATATAAATGTAAAATTTTTGAAAAAGTCAGATAGTGTATTAAATAGATTAAATAAAATAAACTCTATAAAAAAAGAAATTTCTAATTTGACTATTGAAAAGGGTAGAGCATTAAAGTTTTATACGACATTAAATAATGAATTTATTAGTGCAATAAGTACTATTTTAGAAAATATGACAGAAGCAAAAATTGCAAATGAGCTTTCAAGTTATATAGCATTTCTAAAAGCTAAAGATAATGTAGGAATTATAAGGGCAGTTGGAACAGGTGTATATGCATCAAAAATAGTAACTATAGAAGATAAAATTAAATTGTCATCATTGACATCTAGTTAAAATGCACTTTTTTATTTTTTTAAAAATCTTGCATCTGAAAAAATAAAACGTGAATTTGATAAAGTAGAGAATTCAACTGTAAATAAAAAAGTAAAAAGTTATGTAAATACCATATTG
It encodes the following:
- a CDS encoding nitrate- and nitrite sensing domain-containing protein encodes the protein MKFLSNLKIKQNLMMLVFIPAFALMYHTITKGLEDYNKFNSNKVAENSVEISVSIASLIHELQKERGLTAGFVSSNGKKFRNRLATQREIVNKKIKMLKELKREKADNINVKFLKKSDSVLNRLNKINSIKKEISNLTIEKGRALKFYTTLNNEFISAISTILENMTEAKIANELSSYIAFLKAKDNVGIIRAVGTGVYASKIVTIEDKIKLSSLTSS